The following are encoded together in the Plasmodium malariae genome assembly, chromosome: 1 genome:
- the 1-CysPxn gene encoding 1-cys peroxiredoxin, putative, translating into MAYHLGSTFPNFTATASGVDGEFDLYKYIGSSWVILFSHPNDFTPVCTTELAELGKMNKEFLKNDCKLVGFSCNSKESHEKWIDDIKHYGKLDEWKIPIVCDESRELATKLKIMDEKEKNIDGLPLTCRCVFFISPHKIVKATLLYPATTGRNALELLRVLKSLQLTDKHQVATPVNWNEGDKCCVLPTLPDIDIPKIFSKEVQKVSVPSKKPYLRFVDM; encoded by the coding sequence ATGGCGTACCACCTAGGATCCACCTTTCCTAACTTCACTGCTACTGCGTCAGGAGTAGATGGTGAGTTTGAtctgtacaaatatattggAAGCAGCTGGGTAATTCTGTTTAGTCATCCAAACGACTTTACCCCGGTATGTACCACTGAACTTGCTGAATTaggaaaaatgaataaagaatttttaaaaaatgattgtAAGTTAGTAGGGTTCAGTTGTAATTCTAAAGAGTCCCATGAAAAATGGATTGATGATATTAAACATTATGGAAAATTGGATGAATGGAAAATTCCAATAGTCTGTGATGAATCAAGAGAATTAGCTAcaaagttaaaaattatggatgaaaaggaaaaaaatatagatggACTACCATTAACTTGTAGGTgcgttttttttatttctccgcataaaattgttaaagCAACTTTATTATATCCAGCTACAACTGGAAGAAATGCCCTTGAACTTTTGAGGGTTTTAAAATCTTTACAGCTTACGGACAAACATCAAGTTGCTACTCCTGTTAACTGGAACGAAGGGGATAAATGTTGCGTTTTACCAACTCTCCCCGATATAGACATCCcgaaaattttttcaaaggAAGTGCAAAAGGTCAGCGTACCGTCTAAGAAGCCTTACCTCCGTTTCGTTGATATGTAG
- a CDS encoding transcription factor with AP2 domain(s), putative: MEEFEMNLLLENFLDEEKVLHNFPFKYFHLLIYAFRNYYFNIYLKNRAKNKDNEKFTQSGTNKELEINQPDVTLNLSKSQYNYKKKKKHISFGRFESIGNNCAVSDRKKNVQNVHSEHRLSSSAMHATANGAANAHVVSDSHNNKSYNCEGVNFLPKWCKEISLSDKNENFLLNVLPEHGHNEENYSEQDIIKMIYYFIHNFIFNKDKKKKHKIKEKSYLIKKLEKDEKAQSEQCIKAQNVKEEKEEKTKKIKKLPSNHKNKNDNNEISKTLENNTLHYEAERKENTNNNENKECGEMIFEKGEDTYMLEAQDVHAIEEVHKAPCDEEDEGGKEKFVTLKEDEENKDATFIIRNHKDSLMINDINDILHEKKNIDGASNFCADNVDVKNNGMHSSIVQNDTNVNDISKGSCADEVAVGVEEAVGVARAEENSVKNKKAKELKNEKKILVGINKNKGHSVDEEKNNNDTQVCGDITEESMEEEKKRILEIIENYMNKEQVYFSMSDIYYPFTAKNFHFCKKKNQNKKMIKTSVSHCKYAYSSDSFDNSPSKRYLRNKLFFCKLKKGLNLLLKNEKKKRKYKRNVTAHRNNKNCKTNDNEEIVEDADNIAANSGSKGRNTKQAKQVKQVKQHKQQLILNNSTNEELASKSYIINDNSLNYPFKGLNEKFSNVKIRKRKTNQKNVNEFLDAGDMCTFANNTSVGGNTYDSSLRWNNSDNYVASYIGNCNDNAGYRYYNGGNSGNGGNNGSNSMNSGTNIAINSKSNGHLNQGLHNSIMCKNDLNLKKMQEVQGKLCNMDGNDVASAAAATAISVGSAGGHAFPSFENSISMESYSREIDSNSRIAFYGKNKYSNFNICENYNNKNEYGHNLKEKEFKNMPRGSDESINKNDNKSSNIRSSNIRSSNSRSSNSRSSNNRSSNNRSSNNRSSNNRSSNNRSSNNNLMNNMQNYYYLNNSSSLLRTDKHYGANVNECKYNKNVVDSGKGHEAKDGQEKKKNYYTNNLSKELYFNNMYSPYAYRNCSTGNGNGYDNGNGSYEFNDMFHVNNENSMHIFNNSNLNNLRAATSKSSYYRSDIDKVDHMNNNVSGDGISSGNNSTYSNMVVDQVKNMFKTKVPLNVEGGNIPNILPNLRNVKNKKSKNSSIPLDYVDGNYYYMNNITNSPKRRRNRKSAKKNNVSKSGRGSAKSGFVNEEGSTDKMKVDVAHSDDSSGKGNDCDGNNDDNKDNGDNSDKSGGGVGGMGGIGRGAGDGNNRYGGNSYSYGSYNANNYNSNSYNANTKQNCVPNNSFIDTQKHTCTNEKEVKLSSENLKGGDFNTTDVIKEVRKVHIGGSNSTDAIGNICLSASANVSENVSLNVSSNVSSNVCANFSSNVCANVCANVCTNASCNICINDKGHYPWDSKMREIKKNGTLLLNDDMNNRVAGTVGMNNTNTSDERGTVYLKESHQNSYHHDQYNDPHHELQFEQNPNHTNTSSCHMHDLVEKYKNISTKIQSDSYKDSSSTPYEERMKDQGLMTNNTCGLNDYFMKYEIYKNKNLTDSLGNNKKMAHLQQIDDRYSLHEEKVGIVLVENKMMGNDLDNNTKDGKDSGYNKMIKTKTFHRKFENTKLLSQKPSQNTSQHLSEQLNVCKGTNSYKHIVYENKSIQKISVSTSNDCNEKNKYNHCSIYYKCVDDNNNDNHDNKETNNIHITDDNGTSKNSHVGKDVNKDASANYEKGKTFFSYSVEGKEQLLHKGCTNNVGSSRSNNNSSNQKSSSNHNNSSNQNNSSNHNNSSCSDKGCSTESVQECSLNVSEHKANKKSARTAIGVSNNGSSTSNSSNNPNNLATNASSTLQICVSRPRIMSNMKECNNSYSEVNVLNDLNGQNNPNSSINYSFETIDSSKGKQTTDTKSSNGNSRSSGNNSNDNINSSENVLMRNNYSADNICSNEADASDEMVRTERKDWVSYTGGYNSVSNNKIGSIGRERRGNKNSKSRSSNENSYSSSSSSSSSSSSRGSMDISSNNDININKNDNKKSNSNNNNHNDSDDNNSSNNSRRSNRGNPIPVVEKCGTKRKSLLDGIQDNNRSIRNKSNYSNKRANKMNVISEKRVFRMMDKQIESACIANKLYEKSVNIISLNDVNCIDQKNKFNQNSKNYDNSTSTPVKRRSRTDIDAHSNKKGMEINFLSSNNNSHSRINGQYKDELMMHSQLTNEGNLDSKNEGIEGTSKNNIVTTSTMNACNIFNMKDCTVYNNIETEKKGIIITTAQEAESKNIIKRGEDNENIKEGELSNIKSSSSYLLVNDSPHKEDKFHRKGVSFSYKKALPVSGIDSCIDSGSSNSSSNSSSNSSSNSSSNNSSSNDCNKHDMNIGFIKPKGIGDEKKINFKNVFKYTKCSKRKVGTDLGYLAKNVMMFSGGKSNNDYVSGCTSGGGRGGDHNGKQIDEKDERNSEKNGEKNDEKINEKNDKSSDKCNDAPLEQLDDMGSGNNKNGFNRLEGIYPSGYGALNYYEKNEKVKELNNSDNKNEQIAIAGSYEEPQNETKIKKKKGRKPKNAILQEEKSNTKEEVVPSKSSDNIFFLNKEMEKNKTVESSRRTTKMKKKLHDVSFGFEKVETGAYNENGEKVSGVWYDTNRRLWRVMYMENDKRKTRGFSPRIYGFNVARDLAVQLKYEMNKKNMK; encoded by the exons ATGGAAGAATTCGAAATGAATCTGTTGCTTGAAAATTTTCTAGACGAAGAAAAGGTGTTACATAATTTCCCATTCAAGTATTTccatttgttaatatatgcattcagaaattattattttaatatatatttgaaaaatagagcaaaaaataaggataatgaaaaatttacacAAAGTGGAACAAATAAAGAATTAGAAATTAATCAGCCAGACGTGACTTTGAATTTATCGAAGAGTCaatataactataaaaagaagaaaaaacatatttcttTCGGGAGATTTGAAAGTATAGGCAATAATTGTGCGGTAAGtgataggaaaaaaaatgttcaaaaTGTACATAGTGAACACCGCTTGAGCAGCAGTGCTATGCATGCTACCGCGAATGGTGCTGCTAATGCTCATGTTGTTTCTGACagtcataataataaaagctATAACTGTGAAGGTGTTAATTTCCTACCAAAGTGGTGCAAGGAAATAAGTTTAAGTGACAAAAATGAGAATTTccttttaaatgtattaccTGAACATGGTCATAATGAGGAAAATTATTCTGAACaggatataataaaaatgatatactattttatacacaattttatttttaacaaggataagaaaaagaaacataaaataaaagaaaaaagttatttaataaaaaaactggaaaaagatgaaaaggCGCAAAGTGAGCAATGTATTAAAGCTCAAAATGTAAAGGAAGAAAAGGaagagaaaacaaaaaaaataaaaaaattgccaagtaatcataaaaataaaaatgataataatgagaTAAGCAAAACGTTAGAAAACAATACTTTGCATTATGAAGCGGAAAGGAaggaaaatacaaataataatgaaaataaggaGTGTGGTGAAATGATATTTGAAAAGGGGGAGGATACCTATATGCTCGAAGCACAAGATGTACATGCAATAGAGGAAGTGCACAAAGCACCATGCGATGAAGAGGATGAAGGgggaaaggaaaaatttgTAACATTGAAAGAAGATGAAGAGAATAAAGACGCGACCTTCATTATTAGAAATCATAAGGACAGTTTAAtgataaatgatataaatgatatattacaTGAGAAGAAAAACATAGATGGTGCTTCTAATTTTTGTGCGGATAATGTGGATGTTAAGAATAATGGTATGCATTCATCAATAGTTCAAAATGACACAAATGTTAATGATATTTCGAAGGGTTCATGTGCAGATGAAGTAGCAGTAGGAGTGGAAGAAGCAGTGGGGGTAGCACGTGCTGAAGAGAATAGCgtaaagaacaaaaaagcaaaagaactgaagaatgaaaaaaaaatattagttggaataaataaaaacaaggGCCATTCAGTGGATgaagaaaagaataataacgATACACAGGTTTGTGGTGATATCACAGAAGAGTCCAtggaagaggaaaaaaaaagaattttggaaattattgaaaattatatgaacaaGGAGCAAGTATATTTCAGCATGAGTGATATATATTACCCTTTTACAgctaaaaattttcatttttgtaaaaaaaaaaatcaaaataaaaaaatgataaaaactAGTGTAAGTCATTGTAAATATGCCTACTCATCTGACTCTTTTGATAACTCGCCATCTAAAAGATACTTAAGgaataaattgtttttttgtaaattaaaaaaaggtttaaatttactattaaaaaatgaaaagaaaaaaagaaaatataagcGAAACGTTACAGCccatagaaataataaaaactgtAAAACGAATGACAATGAAGAGATTGTGGAGGATGCAGATAACATAGCAGCAAACAGTGGAAGCAAGGGAAGAAATACTAAGCAGGCTAAGCAAGTTAAGCAGGTTAAGCAACATAAGCAGCAGCTCATTCTAAATAATAGTACTAATGAAGAGTTAGCAAGCaaaagttatataataaatgataatagtTTGAATTACCCTTTTAAAGGGTTGAATGAAAAGTTTagtaatgtaaaaattagaaagagaaaaacaaatcaaaaaaatgtaaacgaATTTTTGGATGCAGGTGATATGTGTACCTTTGCCAACAACACAAGCGTCGGAGGAAATACATATGATAGTTCTTTAAGATGGAATAACTCGGATAATTACGTTGCTTCCTATATCGGAAACTGCAATGATAATGCAGGTTACAGGTACTATAATGGGGGTAACAGTGGAAATGGTGGAAACAACGGAAGCAATAGCATGAATAGCGGAACGAACATCGCCATTAATAGTAAGAGTAACGGTCATTTGAATCAGGGACTTCATAACAGCATAATGTGCAAAAACGATCTTAACCTTAAAAAGATGCAGGAAGTGCAGGGTAAATTATGCAACATGGATGGTAATGATGTTGCAAGTGCTGCGGCTGCTACAGCTATTTCTGTTGGATCTGCTGGTGGGCATGCCTTTCCCTCATTTGAAAACTCTATTAGTATGGAGAGTTATAGTAGGGAGATAGATAGTAACTCGAGGATAGCTTTTTAtggcaaaaataaatatagtaatttcaatatttgtgaaaactataataataagaatgaGTATGGTCATAATTTAAAGGAGAaggaatttaaaaatatgcctCGTGGTAGTGACGAaagcataaataaaaatgataacaaaAGCAGCAACATTAGAAGTAGCAACATTAGAAGTAGCAACAGTAGAAGTAGCAACAGTAGAAGTAGCAATAACAGAAGTAGCAATAACAGAAGTAGCAATAACAGAAGTAGCAATAATAGAAGTAGCAATAATAGAAGTAGCAATAACAATTTAATGAACAATATgcagaattattattacttaaaCAACAGCTCGTCTCTTCTAAGGACTGACAAGCATTATGGCGCTAACGTAAATGAATgtaagtataataaaaatgttgttGATAGTGGTAAAGGTCATGAAGCGAAAGATGgacaagaaaaaaagaaaaactatTACACAAACAATTTATCTAAAGAATTGTATTTTAACAATATGTATTCACCCTATGCCTATCGGAATTGTAGCACTGGTAATGGTAATGGTTATGATAATGGCAATGGAAGTTACGAGTTCAATGATATGTTCCAcgtaaataatgaaaacagtatgcatattttcaataatagTAACTTGAATAATCTGAGAGCAGCCACATCAAAGAGCTCGTACTATAGGAGCGACATCGATAAGGTGGACCACATGAACAACAATGTAAGTGGCGATGGTATCAGTAGTGGTAACAACAGTACATATAGCAATATGGTTGTGGATCAAGTTAAAAACATGTTTAAAACCAAAGTGCCTCTAAACGTTGAGGGGGGAAATATTCCTAACATCTTACCAAACTTaagaaatgtaaaaaataaaaaatcgaAAAACAGCAGCATACCTTTGGATTATGTTGATGGCAACTACTACTACatgaataatattactaACTCACccaaaagaagaagaaatagaaaaagcgctaaaaaaaacaatgttTCAAAAAGTGGTAGAGGAAGTGCTAAGAGCGGTTTTGTTAATGAGGAGGGGAGCACTGACAAAATGAAGGTCGATGTTGCTCATAGTGATGACAGTAGTGGTAAGGGAAATGACTGTGATGGGAATAACGATGATAATAAGGATAATGGGGATAACAGCGATAAAAGTGGGGGAGGTGTAGGCGGTATGGGCGGCATTGGCAGGGGGGCTGGTGATGGAAATAATCGGTATGGTGGAAATAGCTACAGTTATGGAAGTTATAATGCTAACAATTACAATTCTAACAGCTACAACGCAAACACTAAACAAAATTGTGTACCCAATAATAGTTTCATTGACACGCAGAAGCATACCTGCACTAACGAGAAGGAGGTCAAGCTCTCGTCGGAAAATCTAAAAGGCGGCGATTTTAATACAACTGATGTTATAAAAGAGGTGCGAAAAGTTCATATAGGAGGAAGTAACTCAACAGATGCCATCGGCAATATATGCTTAAGTGCTAGCGCGAATGTTAGTGAAAATGTTAGTTTGAATGTTAGTTCGAATGTTAGTTCGAATGTATGTGCGAATTTTAGTTCGAATGTATGTGCGAATGTATGTGCGAATGTTTGTACTAATGCTTCCtgtaatatttgtataaatgaCAAGGGGCATTACCCTTGGGATAGCAAAATGagggaaattaaaaaaaatgggacATTGTTATTAAATGATGATATGAATAACAGAGTAGCTGGCACTGTAGGAatgaataatacaaatactAGCGATGAGAGGGGAACAGTATATTTAAAGGAAAGTCATCAGAATAGTTATCACCATGATCAGTATAATGATCCTCATCATGAACTGCAATTTGAGCAGAATCCTAATCATACGAACACATCAAGTTGTCATATGCATGATTTGGTAGagaagtataaaaatataagcacAAAAATACAGAGTGATAGTTACAAAGATAGTTCTAGCACACCATATGAAGAAAGAATGAAGGACCAAGGGTTGATGACTAATAATACATGTGGAttaaatgattattttatgaaatatgaaatttataaaaataaaaatctaaCGGATTCGTtaggtaataataaaaaaatggcaCACTTACAACAAATTGATGACAGATATTCACTACATGAAGAAAAGGTAGGGATTGTGTTagttgaaaataaaatgatggGAAATGATCTAGATAATAATACTAAGGATGGTAAGGATAGtggatataataaaatgatcaAGACTAAAACATTCCATCGGAAATTTGAAAATACAAAACTGCTTAGTCAGAAACCTAGTCAGAATACAAGTCAGCACCTTAGTGAGCAGTTAAACGTATGTAAGGGGACTAACTCGTATAAGCATATCGTATACGAAAATAAGAGCATTCAGAAAATTAGCGTAAGTACAAGTAATGATTgtaatgagaaaaataaatacaatcaTTGCTCGATTTACTACAAGTGTGTGGATGATAATAACAATGATAACCATGATAATAAAGAAACAAATAACATTCACATTACTGATGACAATGGAACCTCTAAGAACAGCCATGTGGGAAAGGATGTAAACAAAGACGCTAGTGCAAATTATGAAAAGGGcaaaacattttttagtTATTCTGTTGAGGGTAAAGAACAACTCTTGCATAAAGGATGTACTAACAATGTTGGCAGTAGTAgaagtaataacaatagcagTAACCAAAAGAGTAGCAGTAACCATAACAATAGCAGTAACCAAAACAATAGCAGTAACCATAACAATAGCAGCTGTAGTGATAAGGGGTGTAGCACTGAAAGCGTCCAAGAATGCAGCTTAAACGTGAGCGAACATAAGGCGAATAAAAAGAGTGCGAGAACTGCCATTGGTGTAAGCAACAACGGAAGTAGTACCAGCAATAGTAGTAACAATCCTAACAACCTTGCTACGAATGCAAGCAGCACCCTTCAGATCTGTGTGTCCCGTCCAAGGATTATGAGTAACATGAAGGAGTGTAACAACAGCTACAGCGAAGTTAATGTTCTCAATGATCTGAATGGTCAGAACAACCCCAACAGTTCGATTAATTACTCATTTGAAACTATAGACAGTAGCAAAGGAAAGCAAACCACGGATACAAAGAGTAGCAATGGCAATAGTAGGAGCAGCGGAAACAACAGCAACGATAACATCAATAGCAGTGAGAACGTTCTGATGAGAAACAACTATTCTGCAGATAATATTTGTTCGAATGAAGCGGATGCAAGTGACGAGATGGTGAGGACGGAGAGAAAGGACTGGGTCAGTTACACAGGAGGATACAACTCCGTTAGCAACAACAAGATTGGAAGCATTGGAAGAGAAAGAAGGGGTAATAAGAACAGCAAGAGTAGAAGTAGCAATGAGAACAGTTacagtagtagtagcagtagtagcagcAGTAGTAGCAGCAGAGGAAGTATGGATATTAGCAGCAACaatgatattaatattaacaagaatgataataaaaagagtaatagtaacaacaataatCATAACGACAGTGATGATAACAACAGTAGCAATAACAGTAGAAGAAGCAATAGAGGGAATCCCATCCCCGTGGTGGAAAAATGCGGTACGAAGCGCAAAAGTCTTCTAGATGGTATTCAGGATAATAATAGAAGTATTAGAAATAAATCCAACTACAGTAACAAAAGAGCGAACAAGATGAATGTGATAAGTGAGAAGAGAGTTTTCAGAATGATGGATAAGCAGATAGAGAGTGCATGCATtgcaaataaattatatgaaaagtCAGTGAAcattatatcattaaatGATGTCAATTGTATAGatcagaaaaataaatttaatcaaaatagcaaaaattatgataatagTACTTCTACTCCTGTTAAAAGAAGGAGTAGGACAGATATAGATGCccattcaaataaaaaaggaatggAAATAAATTTCTTATCAAGTAATAACAACAGTCACAGTCGTATAAATGGTCAATATAAAGATGAACTCATGATGCATTCGCAATTAACTAATGAAGGTAACTTAGATAGTAAGAACGAGGGGATTGAAGGAACGAGTAAGAATAATATTGTGACTACTTCTACCATGAATGCTTGTAACATTTTCAACATGAAAGACTGTActgtttataataatattgagACTGAGAAAAAgggtattattattactactgccCAAGAAGCTGAatctaaaaatattataaagagAGGAGaagataatgaaaatatcaAAGAGGGAGAGTTGTCAAATATAAAGAGTAGTAGCAGTTATTTACTGGTGAATGATTCCCCACATAAAGAGGATAAGTTTCATCGGAAAGGAGTCAGTTTCAGTTATAAGAAAGCGCTTCCGGTGAGCGGCATTGATAGCTGCATTGATAGCGGCAGCAGTAACAGTAGCAGTAACAGTAGCAGTAACAGTAGCAGTAACAGTAGCAGTAACAATAGTAGCAGCAATGACTGTAATAAGCACGATATGAATATAGGCTTTATAAAACCTAAGGGGATAGGGGATGAAAAAAAgatcaattttaaaaatgttttcaaGTACACCAAGTGTTCAAAGCGAAAGGTGGGTACCGACCTAGGATACCTAGCAAAGAACGTAATGATGTTTAGCGGTGGAAAGAGTAACAACGATTATGTTAGCGGATGCACGAGTGGTGGAGGAAGAGGAGGCGATCATAATGGAAAGCAGATTGACGAGAAGGATGAACGTAACAGTGAGAAGAATGGCGAGAAGAATGATGAAAAGATTAATGAGAAGAATGATAAGAGTAGTGACAAATGTAATGACGCTCCCTTAGAACAGCTAGATGATATGGGAAGTGGAAACAACAAAAATGGTTTTAACCGCTTGGAGGGCATTTATCCATCTGGTTATGGAGCATTGAactattatgaaaaaaatgagaagGTCAAGGAGTTAAACAATTCTGATAACAAAAATGAGCAGATCGCCATTGCTGGTAGTTATGAGGAACCACAAAAcgaaacaaaaattaaaaagaaaaaaggaaggaAACCAAAAAATGCGATTTTACAAGAAGAGAAAAGTAATACGAAAGAAGAAGTTGTACCGAGTAAAAGTagtgataatatattttttttaaacaaagaaatggaaaagaaCAAAACTGTTGAATCATCGAGGAGGAcgacaaaaatgaaaaagaaattacacGATGTAAGTTTTGGTTTTGAAAAAGTCGAAACTGGTGCCTATAACGAAAATGGAGAGAAGGTCTCAGGAGTCTG GTACGACACAAACAGGAGATTATGGCGTGTTATGTACATGGAAAACGACAAAAGAAAAACGAGGGGATTCTCTCCGCGTATTTACGGGTTTAACGTAGCAAGAGATTTAGCAGTTCAGCTTAAGTATGAGATGAATAAGAAGAATATGAAATGA